Genomic segment of Arachis stenosperma cultivar V10309 chromosome 4, arast.V10309.gnm1.PFL2, whole genome shotgun sequence:
CATAAGTTTTTTAAGACTTGTAGCCAAAGCCCAACAAATTCATATAGGTTTTATGTGCAGCAACATTATACATTCATTTTGCCTGAATCCAGATTAGATTACCTAAATAAAATACCTGCGTTCTTGCTCAAGAAAGGATATCCCTAATATGACGACCTTGGAGTAAACCCATGATGCAGTAAATAAATGGCGGATTGTAATTACAGATTCAGAGGTCAAGTACTGGATGGGTAAAGCAGCAGATACATGAGATTCAGCAATCTTTATACACCTCAACACTGTGTCAGTTCTATTTGCACCAAGAGCTTCATCCATAATCTGGGCCACTTCAATGGCCTGCATAACTAATGTCATacaaaatagcagaagaaacagAAGGCCATTAGCATATCTGAACTCAGACATGTACCTCTTCATATGAGAGCAGATCCCTGCGACTTGAAAAAACTGACTCCGATAAGATGCAGTTGTAAGTTGGATACTTCACTTTCCCCATATCAACCAACAGAAAGGATGAGAGATCCTGCTCTCCATTTAAGAAGAAAAGTCTCTGAAGAAGCAATACCATTTACATCAGACATAAACTCAATGAACTTTATTCTGCAATTAAGTAATAGAAACAACAGATGCACCTCAGTACGCCATATGAGAGATTCAGCTTTTGAAGAAATTCTAACACAGGAGCCAGTTCTACTCATAATCATAATGGATAGGCCAGGCCTGATCCAAACAAAAACCAGGTGTTAAATCAAATAGTAATTTAGTCACAGTATGGATATTATATGTTTGAATACCATAGTCCATCTGCATATGTAGAAACCAGAGATGACACGAGATCTTGCTTCTTCATCCCACGACCACAACTCTAAGACATCAATagaatataattaattcataGATAGCCCATGcgagaacttatttatttgtgGGACAGAGCAAATTACACATGGGAGATGCATTACCTCCTGGCTAATACTACTGTACTAACACATAAATagagaaaacacaacagaatgTTCAAATGTTTGGCCCGTATCTGTCCACATGGTATCTTTGACTATGTAGTCATCAGAAGCCAATCATCAATTTCGGAGCACACCTATGGAAACAACCATATTTAGGAGGATCCATCCAAAGTGCTCCACATACTTATAAAAGAACGCACATGGATATAGTCTATTCATGATATCATGGATCTTAAAGTAGCAATTTATTTCTAACCTTTTCAAGCATACGCCAAATTTCGCGTAGCTCAGAGACGGATAGTGTATTCAAGATATCACTCACATCACTTTCAGACAGTTGAtgtgcttcttccatagaacaCATATATCCCTTCTCTGAAAATAAATCGTACAAAAAATGCAGGTACAAAAGTGGTAGTAAGAAGAGCTTGGAGTATAGATAGAGAAACAATAAATATcatactaattaattatatataattaccATCGAGTTCCTTGACTGCCTTGTGAACATCCATTATTTCAGGATATGATATACTAGACATGCGAAACCAAGGACCTGCATTATAACCATATATCAATAACATATGAactttgaaaaacaaaataacaacATTATTAGCCAGGCAAGCAATTTACAACATGGGTATATAAAATTACATCTAGAAGAGCATCTACGCATATAGACAATAAAATCAAACTATGTTACAGGTGCATAAGATGCATCTCCTTTGGAAACTTAGGTAGAGTAAAATACTCATTGATTTTTACATATTTGAGACATCCCTGACCAAGGATATGTTGCAGAAGAAAACTGTTTCAATCTGTTTATGCCCCTTTTGGTTTTCAGACGATTTTTGTAACAAAGCTCCAACATGAGCAATTAAAAAGCTAAACTCCGTATATGGGTTCATTTCTCCAAGAAGGTTCTACCTTTTCACCATGGTTAACAAGCCTACATATATTTTGGAACTACTATCCCCCATTTAACAGAAATTATagggaaaaaaagagaaaatcaaGTAATCAGCTACAGAAGACGGCAACTTATAACAAAAAGGAGAagttaaaattatgaatatccAAATAATGAATGAGAAGTTGGTAAAATTAGAAATAGTCAAATAACCTTTTCTGGTGTATAGCCGAATAAAGAGCCTCTGACTGTCATTTGAGAGTAAAGTGAATGACTCTGTCAATGGATGAGACATGTTTAAACTATCTGATGAAAAGGTTGAAAGAAAAGGTAAGTCTCAACAATTAATATTAATACCCAGATAGGTTTTTTCATCTTCTGTTAGAAGGTGAATATTATTTCTTAACACCTCTTGTAGCATAAGACAAAAATTCAGCTGATACTTTGCAGATTGAGGTGGATTCCTGCTTACAGATTGAGCTTTTCTCCATAAGCAATTAAATGTCTCATCTCCGTAGTTTCTTTCACCATCCGATGTTCTCTGGAGTCGAATTGGGACATTTTCAAGAGAATTTTCAGGAACAGAAATGACACTTCCCTGGAACAAATCCCAATGAGTACAATTATGAGAACATGAAGCAAGTATTTCAACAAAATTTACTATTGGCTCCTCAAGTTCAGATAGATTTGTTAATATTTCAAATTTGAGCTCAAACTGTTTACCAGAAAATGAAAGCCATACTCGCCAACTAGAGGAGATATATATTGTGCTAGCTCACGGGGGAGAAAACCTAATAACTTACAGCCTGCAGAATCCGAAGAAACAACCTGAGCCCAAAAGGAGTAACCAGTTACTTAAATTTGTACATAGTGGATAATTTAGTAAAATCAGAAGCAACACTATTAAGTCAGATAATCTGATCCTACATGATATGATGGGTGACGTGATAAGATGGAGTACTTGATTGTGGCATGTGCTCCATTTGTGCATAAAAGAAATATCCATCAAATATATTGAACATAAAAAGTTGCAAACCTTTATGGCATTGGAATCCTTGACATTATGAGGATCTCTTGAAAGAGCAATGGTAAGACCAGGAGATATCTCCTCACGATCAGCATATCTCCGGCCAACAATAAAAGTATCAAGTGTAGCTTCAAATGTGTCAGGCTTACAATCATCCATCGGCAATTCAGCCATCTCATTCTTCGGGCAAAAGGATGAGCTGCTAACCATACAATCAATCTCGCTATCAATGAGCAGGTTTTCCTTTCCAGTCAATTCTTCAGATTCACTATCCTCAATTTCTTCCCGAGCAACTGTTTCAGGTGGTGACAGTGGTACAATACCCGGATTGTTTGACTCAACCAACTCATCAGGAACAATTTTGACTTTGGATAATACAGGGCTGAAGTTTAACTGAAGGAGGGTGCGTTGAGTTAGTTTTCGCTTAGTTCCTCGCAACAGACAAGCATCTGAGAAACATAAACCGACATGAGACCTTCACACTTGCAGGATATTCAAAGTTCAATCAATCAAGCAACCAAATCAAAGACCCAAAATCAAAAACCACATACCCAGATGAGAATTGATCTCATTGTTATTCCCAGGAATCTTAGACCCACATACGGGACAATCTACAACACTACTTGAAGACAGTGCGTTCTCATGCTCATTATCCCCAAAAGACTTCAATCGTTTCAAGTCATCATCCTTCCCCAACTGAATTCCAGAACCGCTATTATCAGAACAAATATCAAAGCAGCTCTGAGAACAAGCAAATTAAAATAAGTTAAGAACAAACATTTGTATCTACATGACCAAATAATCAAATCATCATTCACCATAAAGTTGAAACTGCAAAGGCAAACGGAATTTAAGAACATGTTAAATTGTGAGATGCTACTTGTCTTGGGAGTTCAAAGTTCAAACAGTTGGTGGGCATTAATAGTTCATATTAGAAAGATAAAGGAAATGGAAAAGTGAGGTTATAGGATGGTATGCCTGGTTAGGAGGAAGAGTTTGGGAGAGAATGGAATGGCGATTGGGAAGGAAGCGACGCCGTTTTCCGATCAAACGAACCAAGCTTTCTCTTCCAGTCAGCATCTTAAATCGCCACTGAATTACAGCAACATCATCATGATCAAAGGTGAATAAAGCGCGCCGAAGAGTTTCAACTTTCAACCTTTCAGGAACCGAAGGAAATGAAAACCCTCACACCCTTTCCAGTTCCCGCGTACCAAACTTATATTTGCgccaattttttataaattttgtctGGAAGGTGTAATTTCTTTGGTAAAAAttccaatttttaattttagatatggAAGGGAGAATTTGTAGTAAGTAATTATGGAGTATACGTGTGTTTTACGTAATTGGACGGTTCAATTTATAAGAGGTATAAAAAGCAGACCGTCTGATTTTTTAGAATACAAATCAGAtcttttaatttgtgtattccaaatttttaaaattttttaaatacaacTCAGAAAAGTTTAATTTGTGTGCATCCCACCATTTTAAAAAACATCAAAAATTGCTATATTACAGTATATCACACATCTCATttttatatctaaattttttagcCTAAAAATTCAACTTAAAGTGAAGTtgatgattgaaaaaatttgattaaattttcatTTAGCACCTaaatttttactaattttttcttttttttggagAACAAATCAGTTATTTCATCATCTaaatctattattttttttcacaataGTAGGTAATTTTTTTGGCAAGTAAAATGGAGATAATATATCTCACAATTTAAcaatctaataataatatataatctGAGATACAAGTCATATATAAAACTCGTCGATGGAATATATACTGTTTGATAATATTATTTacttagtttttagtataatcgaTATACGTAATATGTAAAATTCTTGTTAAATTACTATTTGCGTTTATAAGACTAAATTAGCGAGCAGTTAAATAAATATGATACgacaatatttaaaaattccAACTCCAACACCAACATGATACTATGAAGATTTATgattatcattatcatcattatgAAATTATGTTATATTGTAATTAAGCACTTTAGTCCCCAAGATGGAGAACTAATATTTCAatttatctatctatctatctattcttaatatataaaagtagataCATAAGTTTACTTATATTATTCGTAAGACATTTTTCTCTTT
This window contains:
- the LOC130976803 gene encoding fanconi-associated nuclease 1 homolog, translated to MLTGRESLVRLIGKRRRFLPNRHSILSQTLPPNQSCFDICSDNSGSGIQLGKDDDLKRLKSFGDNEHENALSSSSVVDCPVCGSKIPGNNNEINSHLDACLLRGTKRKLTQRTLLQLNFSPVLSKVKIVPDELVESNNPGIVPLSPPETVAREEIEDSESEELTGKENLLIDSEIDCMVSSSSFCPKNEMAELPMDDCKPDTFEATLDTFIVGRRYADREEISPGLTIALSRDPHNVKDSNAIKVVSSDSAGCKLLGFLPRELAQYISPLVGEYGFHFLGSVISVPENSLENVPIRLQRTSDGERNYGDETFNCLWRKAQSVSRNPPQSAKYQLNFCLMLQEVLRNNIHLLTEDEKTYLESFTLLSNDSQRLFIRLYTRKGPWFRMSSISYPEIMDVHKAVKELDEKGYMCSMEEAHQLSESDVSDILNTLSVSELREIWRMLEKSCGRGMKKQDLVSSLVSTYADGLWPGLSIMIMSRTGSCVRISSKAESLIWRTERLFFLNGEQDLSSFLLVDMGKVKYPTYNCILSESVFSSRRDLLSYEEAIEVAQIMDEALGANRTDTVLRCIKIAESHVSAALPIQYLTSESVITIRHLFTASWVYSKVVILGISFLEQERRYRDAIDLLKWLLNCFTCDVRRGYWTLRLSVDLEHLGYTEESLQVAENGLSDPWIRAGSRMALQRRVVRLGKPPRRWKVPSFSRSAMRKIPEVYVQGRPINSDLGAKSRFYNEEGEQCGVEELALYYYAGEGGGWQGVHTESGIWLTIFGLLMWDVIFADVPNVFYTRFQNAPLDLGTDGFYSVRKSSIESHLQKIRDGMAEEYLIKSWETHNGTACRGVNWDRHTLHELRAAVTCVGGHCLASLCELLAQDYRSWSSGMPDLLLWRFNGEYSGEAKLVEVKGPRDRLSEQQRAWLLLLMDCGFVVEVCKVKPL